GTGTTGCCTACGAAAACGCCGCGCTTCGCACATTCCGCCAAATCGATGTTCTCGTGGCCGACCGCCAGATTGCATACCCCGCGGATCTGCGAGCCCGCGGCATCGAGAAACTCCGCATCCACCTTGTCGGAATACATCGATATGACGACATCGGCTCCGCGAACATGGCGCAGAAGCCCCGCCCGATCCAGGCGGTCGGCGGGCCCGTTCTTGAGCACAACATCGATTCCCGGCGACTCAATCGAAAGCCTGCCGGGAACTTCACGCGTCGCAACAACGAGCGCCGATTTCAGCGGTGGCCGCGGATTCATGGGCGATAGCCTATGACAGTTGACCGAATCTGATCGGTGGGAGAGCCATGATCCGCATCATCCATTGGAACATTCTGCATGGCGGCGGATCGAGAAGGATGCCCGAGATCATCCTCAACCTGCTCGCCCAGAAGCCGGACCTGATACTGCTCTCTGAATATCGAACGACAGTCGGTGGACAGATTCGAGGGGTTCTCGCCGATCACGGCCTCGAACATCAACGGTCTTCTCTTCCGGCTGCCCACAAGAACGGATTGATGTGGGCTTCGCGCTTTCCGCTTGAGGTGCCGCCGAGCCCAGCTCCGGCGACGCACGGACTCGGCACCCGCTGGCTGGAGGTGATCGTCGAAGGACACGATCTGCACCTGACCGGCCTTCATATTCCGGACGACTCTCGACCGGCGGCACGCGCGGTTTGCTGGCGGGCGATTGTGAATCACGCCCGTATCCAGAAGGATAAATCTCACATTTTTTTGGGAGATTTCAATACCGGGCGTCATGGGCTGGACGAGGAAGGTCGCACGTTCACCTGCACCAGCCAGCTCGGTGCCGTCTGCACGCTCGGGTACGCTGACGCCTTCCGGGTTTTCTCCCCCCGCGCGAGAGAATGGACGTGGAAAGCACCGCTCGGTTCGCGCGCAAGACCTGCAAGCACAGCACTTTCCGGCGGTTTTCGGCTGGATTCCGCGTTGGTGTCTCCCCCACTTGTTTCCCGCCTTGCGCGAGCAGATTACATCCATTCCGTGCGGAAAACGGGCATTTCCGATCACTCCGCCATGGTGGTCGAACTTGACACGGCCGGATCGGGAAAACAAAAATGTGTGGATTTGATGCGGGAAACGGCGATTTTTTGACCCGTCGGACTTGCAGAGCGCGTTGTTCTGCGATACAAACTCCGCGAAATCCCCGTGAAAAACAGTCTTTCACAGGGACCGAGGCGTGTCCGGAGGACACGCGTGTACCGAGTCAATGGAGACGACACACATGGCGAAACCGAAACCCGCAGCAGTCAAAGCCCCGAAACTTGTTCCCGCTCCCAAGGTCCGCAGCAAGGGCGATGTGTACGGCACGATCGCCGCTCACACCGGCCTCGCACGCAAACAAGTCGCCGGTGTGTTCGACACGATGAGCGAAATCATCAAAGCCGACCTCGCCAAGGGCTGCGGCATGTTCGCTGTCCCGGGCATGATGAAGATCACCGTGATCAAGAAGCCCGCGACCAAGGGCGGCATGCGCCCCAACCCGTTCAAGCCGGGCGAAATGATGGAAGTGAAGCCGAAGCCGGCCCGCAAGGTCGTGAAGGTTCGCGCGCTGCGCGCCCTGAAGGCAATGGTCTGATTCGATTCTTTCAGCAGGAATTCGCAACGCCCCGGCCGAAGCTGGGGCGTCTGCTTTTTGCCGGCGATATTTGAAAAGCCCGGCAGGCGTGACACAATCCAGCACATGGGCCGACTGGCACTCGAGACAACGATATTGACCCACGGCGTGCCTCGTGACGCGGCATTGCCGCTCGCGCGCGAACTCGCCGCGATCTGCACGAAAAACGGAGCGGAGCCGGCGCTTGTCGGGGTGTTTCGCGGTCAGCCGATCGCGGGCATGAGCGAGTCACAACTCGTCGAGATGTTGAATTCAGGAGAAGTCGCCAAGGCAAACTCGGCAAACCTCGGCGCGCTGATCTTCCAGCAATCGCATGCTTCGACAACAGTCGCCGCGACGATGGAGATCGCGGCGGGAGCCGGAATCAAAGTCTTTGCGACCGGCGGCATCGGGGGTGTTCACCAGGGATTCGCACAACACCTTGACATCTCCGCCGATCTGCTGGCGTTGACCAGATTTGCGGTGGCCGTGATCGCGAGCGGCGTCAAATCCATCCTGGATGTTCTCGCGACGCGCGAACTTCTGGAAACGCTCGGCGTTCCGGTCATCGGCTTTCAAACGTCCGAGTTTCCCGCGTTCTATTTGAGGGAGTCCGGCGCGGGAGTGGATGCCCGCTTTGACGACGTTCAGAGTCTCGCCGGGTTCATCCGAAAGGAACTCGAGCGAACCGGGCGCGGAATACTGATCGTCAACCCCATTCCGAAAGCGGATGAGTTGGATAGGGCTCAGTTCTCGGGTTGGCTCGATTCGGCACGGTCCGAACTTGGAGACGCTGCCAAGGGCCGCCAAGCGACTCCGGCTTTGCTGGCAAGGCTGCACGCGTTATCGGGGGGAAAGACGCTCGAAGCGAACTTGGCGTTGATCCGTTCGAATGTCGAAGTCGGCTCGCGCCTTGCTGCCGCGTTAGGTAATCACTAACTAGATTTGGGTGTTCTCGGAATGGGGTAAGCACCTCGCCTTCACCGAAGTTTCGCGCCAAAACGACAGTGACTGAGCCGCTTGCCGGGCTGATTCTGGTACAATTGTTAAGAAGTCAGCGGACGGGGGAGTTGAGAGAACCCTTCGCAGGAACAACCCGCCGCCGTTGGCACAGATCCGGGTTCCCGAGTACTCGTGGTGCGCGAAAACTGCGCATGCATGAATTGGTATCGAAGCGTCGGAATTTTTTCAGCAAGGAGAATGAGAATGGATCGGAAGGCGAATCTGCTCGCGCTCGTTATCGTCGCCGGCCTCGCGGCCCCGGCAATGGCCCAAGACAGCATTTCAAAGAACGCAAACGGGGGCAACGGCCTCCCGGGCGATGCGCTGAACTGGACCGACTCGCTCGCGCAGCGCGGCCGGTATGTGGTTGAGTCGCAGCGCTTGACCACCTCGTGGGGCGTGAAGTTCGGCATTGTCCCGCTCATCAAGACCGACCGTCCGACCAATGCGACCCAGACCACTTCGTTCTTCAACAACCTGGCGGGCTCGTTCGGTCTCAGCCGCACGCAGCGAGTGGCGAATTTCCGCGGCACGAGCTATACCTACTGGCAAGCGGCGACGGCCGGATTGAATCCGACGCAGAACGACCAGACTCTGAACTATGCGCCGCTGACTCCTGCCGGTTCTTCGTTCCAGTTCGGCGCATTCGTCAACCAGTTCGGCGCTGCCGACGCTCCGTCCTCCACCGTGAACTCCAGCATCGGTGCGGTCGTCAACTACGCGCCGGACAACATCCGCCGGTTCTACGTCGATCGCTCGCTGCTCGCTTCCAGCAGCCCGACCGGTAACGCCAGCGACAATAACGGCTCGCTGTCCACGGGCGCCGCGGATTCGAATGGTCTGTTCACGCTGCGTGCCGACAACAACGGCGGCAACTCGGCGACGACCCAGCGCATTCAGGGACAAAACGTGCTCCGCACGAACCTGCTCGCCCGAAACAACGCGATCAACACCCTTTTCGGAAGCGGCGCGAACACCGCTGCCGCTGACGCCGCGGCGACTGCGTTCGTGGTCAACGGCTACACCGGCGGCACGATTTCGATCCCGAGCATGCTCCCGGCTTCGCTCGCGCAGGGTGGAAACGCCCGCTACCTTGGGCCGGACTTCAACAAGGCCTTCGAGTATGAACCCGTCGTCGGCGGTCCGGTGACGATCCTCCCGCCGGCGTCGAGCTATCTCGCAACGGTTTCGACGACGTCCGGCCAGCCGATTGGCGGAACCTATCCCGACCATCGCGGCTCGATTTGCGTTTATCCGGGCTCCCTTTTCGGAGGCGGGTCGGTCGCTACCGCCGCGGTTCTCGCCCGCAGCGGCGCTCAGGGCCCGAACAACGACTACATCTCGATCTGGGGCGTGAACAACGATTCCAGCATCACCGCGGGGAAGGTGTACGCCCTGCCGGTTCCGACGAGCATCACGATGAATCGCTCCCCGGCAACCGACAATTCTCCGATCGGTCCGACAATCTTCCAGACGATTACGAATCCGGCATTTCCGCCGACCGTGATCACCGCGACAAATATTACTTTCGGCGGCGCGCTCGCCGGGCACCAGGGCGCAACGGCTTTCCAGGGCGGCAATTCGCAGGTCGCCATCGGCAAGGATCTGCAGGGTCGCGGGCTTGTCGCCGGGCTCTACTACGAAAACTTCAATATGCCCAACGGTGACACGACGCCCACGCCGAACAACGCCATCATCGTCGGTCGATTTGATCCGAACAATCCGGCGGGAGTCCAGTGGACTGTCGTCGCGTGGACCTACGCGAACGGCGCCACGGTTTCCGAGTGCGACGGATCGCCGATCCGCGGCGATTGGGGCAACTACGGCAATGAGTCCTCCTCGCAGCCCAGCCCCGGCCAGTTCGACGGGAAGGTTGATTTGAATCCCGTCTCTGCCGTGTACGACCGCCCGATCGGTCGCCTGCAGCCTTCGCTGAGCTTCCCCGGTCCGTCGGTCCTCGGCTCGCCCGCGCTTTCGATGCCGGCGTTCGACTCGGTCGGCAACGTCTGGTTTACCGCTCGCGTTGCGGCGATCAACACGTACAGCACAACGACCCAATCGACTTTCAGCCGATACAACAGTGCTCTCATCCGCGGCGTCTACAACCCCGACACCTTTACCTACGACCTCGAACTCGTCGCCGAATTCGGCGATCGAATTCTCGGCAAGAACTCGCTGACTCGTTACTCGATCGGCGGATTCATCTTCGCCGCGGCCAACAACGCGACCTCGCCTTCGACGTTCTTCTCGAGCAGCGTCGCTCCGTATGCCGACCGCAACATGAACGTTGCCAGCGCCATCTCGAACGGCGACATCGTGAACTGGGGCAACAACGGCGCCGTCATCGACCCGCGCACGCTCGGCGGGTTGGTCCTCGGCGGCAACTTCCTCTACGACGTTGACGGCGACAACCAGTTCCAGGATCCTTCGGGCACGAACCCGTCGAACCCGAACTCGGTGGACGAGCAGTACTCGGGCCTGTTCTACATCAACTTCCGTTCGTGCGACGCCGACTTCAACGGCGACACCTTCGTTGACGATGCCGACTTCGTGATCTTCGCACAGGCGTACAACAACCTGCTCGACACCTTCGGCGACCTCAACTTCGACAACCTGACCGACGACTCCGATTTCGTGATCTTCGCTCAGGCGTACGACCAGCTCCTCTGCGTCCTGCAGCCGAATTGATCGACGTTCGATTTCGTATGAACTGTCCCGCCCCCGGGCTCAACCGCCCGGGGGCGGCTTTGCAAAGAACCTGTTGAACTTTCCGTCGGGGCGGAAAGGAAAATCAAGGAGTTGATCTTGGATTTTCGAAACGCCGCCTTCTTCCTCTGTTTGGCTTCCGGCACTCTGGCGCACGCTCAGTGGAATCCCGCGAATCGTCAATGGGGCAAAGACGATCCGGATGATTACCGAGTGATGACGTTCAACATTCAGGATCGCGTTTGCTCAACAAATGCGAAGCAGGAGGGTCAGAATTCGTGGACGGCCATTGCGGTCCAAATCGCCGCGGTGCGCCCCGACGTGCTCGTGATGGTCGAGTGCGGCGACAATTCCGGGAACGGAACGGGAATCGCGCAGGGATACAACACGGTCGATACCGTCGCCCGGTTGACGACAACGCTTGATCTGCTCGTGCACGGCGGCACAGACCCCTATGTCGCCGGCAACCCGACCGTAACGGCGTACGTGACAAAGTATGCCCCGGGCTACGACCTGCCGTACATCTATGTCTCTGATCAAGACGACACGTTCAACCGGAACGTGGTGCTTTCGAGATTTCCGCTCACTGATCTCAACGGAGATTTTCGAACCGCGATCGGCACGTTCACGCTTTCCGCCGACGCGGCGGTTCCGTACTACACGGCCGGCAACGCCGGGGTTCGCGGTTACCTGTTCGCGGAAATCAACCTGCCCGATGATCGATACGGCGGCGACTTTGTGATGGGCGGCGGGCATCTCAAGTCTGGAAGCAATACCTCGGATCTTGCTGACCGCTTGGCGGCCAGTCAGCGCATCGCGTACTACATCGACGCGGTTTTCAACGGACTCGGCGGCTCAACTCCCGATCCACACTTTAAGTGCAGCAATTTCCCGCGCCCGACCAAGGTGCTCACGGCGCAGACCCCTGTAGTTTGGGCGGGCGACTTCAACGAAGATGAACTCACAAACGGACGCGATGGCCCGGCGCTCTGGATGACCCGGGCGGCAGTTGCAAGTCCGGGCGGGACGGACGGCACCGATCGCGATCGCACCGACAGCAGCTATGACGATTCCCGCGATCCGTTCACAAACAATCGCAATACGCAGGGTTCGGGTTCCAACAACAAGCTCGACTACATCTGCTGGCAGGATTCGATCGCCGTTTTGCGCCGCTCCTTCGTGTTCCGACCGAGCACGATGCCATCAACCGCCACTCCTCCCGAACTCGCCGGATATCCGGGACTGTGGTTCAATATTTCTTCGTGGACGGATCATCGAGCCGTCGTCGCGGACTTTGTCTTGCCCGCGCCCGAAACTCCTTCCGGACACGCGTTGGTGAGCCCCGGTGATGCGGCGCAGAATCTTGAAACGCCGGCGAGCCTCGCTTGGACCTCCGGCGCTCGCGTCACAACCTATTCCGTCGTGCTATCCGAGAACAGCGATCTCTCGTCTCCGATCTACACCGCCGCGGTTCCCGCAACCGGACCGTACACGGTTCAGATCCCGGCCGGTCTGCTTTCGAACTGCGGCACGTATTACTGGAGCGTGTCCGCGACCAATCGTGGCGGCACGGCGCCATCACCGAGCGGCGTCTGGAGTTTTCAGGTGCGAGGCATCTGCGACCTGAATCTGGACGGATTCGTCGACGACGCCGACTTTGTCGCTTTTGCGATCGCTTACGACGTGTTCGAAACGACGGACGGCGATTTCAATGGCGACGGTTTCACCGATGATTCGGACTTCGTGATCTTCGCGGCGGCGTACGACGCCCTGCTCGCCTGTCCCTGATCAAAGCACGTGCTTCCTGAGAGCTTCCGGTTACGGACGAACAAACGGGTTCGACTTCATTTCGCGTCCGATGTCTGTTTGCGGCCCGTGCCCCGGAAAGCACCTGGTCTCCGGCGGAAGTGTGTACAACCGCTCGCGGATGCTCTTCGACAAATCTTGGAAGCTGCATCCCGGGAAATCTGTTCGCCCGATCGACCCTGCGAACAGCGCGTCGCCGACGAATGCGACGCCGTGATTGGCGCTCCACAACGTGACGCTGCCGGGAGAGTGACCGGGAGTGTGAAGCACTTTCCACGGACCTCCGGGCAGGTCCAGTTGATCGCCATCCCGAAGCCCCCGATCGCACTTGGGTGCGGTGACGGGCATTCCGGCCGCGGCGCTTAGGTTGAGCTCCGGGTCGAGCAGCCACTGCGTTTCGTTTTCGTGAATCCAGATGGGCAACTCAGGGAACGTCTCGCGGAGCAGGCGAGCACCGGCAATGTGGTCGAGGTGAGCGTGTGTCAGAACAAGCGCAATCGGCTTGAGCTTTCCTTCACGCACAATTTCCGCGAGCTGCGCACTCCCGAAACCCGCATCCACAATGAAGCATTCCGTCGATCCGATTTCCGAAACGACGTAGCAGTTTGTCTCGAAGGGTCCGAGGGGCACCCCCTGAATCTGCAGGCGGGAACGGGCGCTCATGCGTGAGAATAGGATGGGCTACAACCAGTGAAGGAGTGCTTCCATGCCCGCGGCACAAGGCGTTATCCGAAACATCAACTCTGTTCCGACCAATCCGGTTCAGATGGCGGGAGTCAACGGCGCCGAGATGGCGATCATGGTCGGAAGGGAACACGGTGCGCCGAATTTCGCGCTCCGGCATTTTCGCGTTTCGCCGGGCGGCAACACTCCCCGGCACAGCCACGACTACGAGCATGAAGTCTTCATCGTCGACGGCGGCGGGACGGTCCTTCTCAACGGAACGGAACAGGCGGTTCGTTCCGGCGACGTGATCTATGTCCCGGCAAATCAGGAACACCAGTTCAAAGCGGATGCGAGCGCCGGACTGCGGTTTCTTTGCCTCGTACCCGTCACGCGCGACTGCGGAGACCCGACTCCCGGCGCCTAGATGCTCGAACCGGTCGGGCGAGATTTCGCCGATCGCTCGCCCATCCACGCGTGCCAAAGGAGCAAGGCGATCCCGATCAAGAGAAACAAGTCGGCAACGTTCGAGACGTAGGGCCACACTTCGCGATTGGTCCCCCACCACGTCACCTTGGGCAGCGGGTGGATGAAGTCGCGCACGCAGCCATAGATGAGCCGGTCGTAGAGATTCCCGAGACCGCCTGCGAGAATCAGCCCCAAGCCGATATGCGACAACCGATCCCGGCTGCGCGTCGCAAAGACAAACACCCCGAGCCCGAACGCGACGGCCACAATCGTCACGATGATAAAGAACACGGTTCTTCCCGCCCCGATCCCGAAAACGGCGCCCGGGTTCAAGACAAGGGTGAAATTGAGAATCGAAGGGATGATGACCATCGGCCGATGGGGAGGAATAAGCGCCGAGAGAGGCGAGACGCTCAGGGCTTGCTCACGCGTGAATTCCACGGGCGCCCCGGCGATCGTTGCAAACGCCCAGTACTTTGAGAACAGATCGATCGCCAGCCCGATCACAATCACGCCGAGCAGAAGCGCCCACGACGTGATAGATCTGGATGCAGGCACCGACATCCTCGCGGATTCACCCGGCGCGGCAGAGTTCGAAACAGTTGCAGAGTTTTCCATCGCAAAGATCGGGAGAAATCGGAGCCCTACGGGCGGGTCATCTGCTGCCGCTCGAGCATTCTTGCAGCTTCGATGGAGTATCGCGCCCAAGGCAGCTCCTCGAGCCGGTCCGCCTTGATCGGCTTTCCGGTTAGCTCGCACACTCCGTATGTCCCTTCTTCGATGCGTTTGAGAGCATCCTCGATTTCCTTGATCAGCTTGCGGTCCGCCGCGGCAAGGTCCAGCGCGAGCGATTGATCGAACGTGTCGCTTCCCTGTTCGGCGATGTGCTGCGGAAGATTCGAGAGGGAACCCGATTGGCCCCGGAGCGCCTCTTGCTCCATATTCGAAACATCCCCAACCAGCTCGAGGCGCTTGCGGATGAGCACCGCCTTGTAGTGTTCGAGCTGCTTTTTGTCGAACGGAGATTTGGCCTTGATTTCGGGCAGCTCTTCATGCTGAACGCCACCCTGGTAACCGAGCGGCACACCGGATCCCTTGAGCGCCGGCCCCGAAGGGATCAACGGCTTGCGCGATTTGCCCGCGCCGAACAAGCTCCCAGCAAGGTTGGAAATCGAAGACGGGATCGAAGGCTTGGCCTTGACCTTCTTGACGGGCTTTGGCGTGACGATCGTGATTCCCTTGCGCAGCGGCTTTTTGGCGTTCGCGGCACTCGCTGCTGAGGGGGATGGCGCCTTCGCGGTTTTTGCCGCGGTCTTTGGCGCCGGCTTGGGCGCGGGTTTCTTTGCCGCGGCGGCCGGTTTCGAAGGTTTCGACGATTTGGCGGCCGGTTTGGCTTTGGTGCTCTTTGCTGATTTCTGCGCCACGAATTCCTCCGCCCTCTCTGACGCCATCGCGCGGCATCCAAACCGCCGCAGGGACCAAAATTCCCTTCAGCTAGTTCTACGGCGGGGCAAGGGTAGATGGTCGCGCTGTCCCGGTCAAAAGCCGCCGACCCGGGCTGCTGCGCTACGCCGGTGCCTGTTCGAGGAACTCTCCCATCCGCCGGAATCGCTCATAACGGGCGTTGACAAGCTCGTCGGCGCTTCGCCCCTTAAGTTCCTGAAGTTCGCGAACGATCCACTCGGCAAGGTTGTTGGCAGTTCCTCGCGGGTCGCGATGGGCGCCACCGAGAGGCTCGGGAATGATGTCGTCCACGATTCCCAATTCGAGGTTGTCGGCCGCGGTCAATTTCAGGCTCTTCGCGGCAGCGGTATTGGTCTGCTCGTTGGCTTCCTTCCAAAGAATCGCGGCGCATCCCTCGGGGCTGATCACCGAGTACCAGGCGTGCTGGAGCATCGCGACGCGGTCCGCAACCGCGATTCCGAGTGCGCCGCCCGATCCGCCCTCACCGATGACGATGCTGACGATCGGCACGCGAAGCCTGCTCATCTCACGGAGATTGACGGCAATCGCTTCGGCTTGCCCGCGCTGCTCGGCTCCGAGACCCGGGTAGGCCCCCGGCGTATCGACGAGGGTGACGATGGGCAGCCCGAATTTCTCCGCGAGCTGCATCTTGAGCAGGGCTTTTCGATACCCCTCCGGGTGAGCGCACCCGAAGTGACACGCGATCTTTTCGCTGGTTTCTCGCCCCTTTTGGTGCCCGATGAGCATGACTTTGATCGGCCCGATGCGGCACATGCCGCAGACCAGCGCGGGGTCGTCGCCGAAGCGCCGGTCTCCGTGCATCTCACCGAAATCTCGGGCCATGAGATCGATGTAGTCGCGAGTTTGCGGCCGCAACGGATGGCGAGCCACCCGCACGGTCTGCCACGCGGTCAGTTTCGAGTAGATTTCGGTCAGCATTCCCGCCCGTTCGGCACGCAGAGTTTGAGCCTGCGACCGGAGGGATTCGATCCCGAGCGCCTGCGCCGGATCAGGCTCCTCCACCCGAATCCGCGATTCGATCTCTTCAATTTTCTGGTCGAGTTCGAGCAGGGGCTTTTCGAAGTCGAGCTGGTAATACGTTGCCATCGGGGGGAAGTTTATGAGGCTCCCGCCCGCTAGGCTCAGGGGCTATGCCCGCCCCAACCACGCCGCGATCCGCTTCGCCGATTCTCGCCAGCTCCTCCTGGTGCATCATCGGGGGTGGGAACATGGCCGGCGCCATCGTGCGTGGGGCGATCGCTTCGGGACAGATCGGTCCCGATCGATTCGTGATCGTTGAACCGGAAGAGTCCAAGCGTCTCGAGTTTGGAAGAGCGGGCATCCGAGTTTTTGCGACGGCGAGTGAGGGCGCACGAGCTGTGGAAGAGATCGAATCGCCCGCTTCGAGCGGACATTTTCTGCTCGCGGTCAAACCGCAGGTCTTTCCGCGAGTCGAAGCCGATCTTCGGGGTCTGCTCGATTCGGCTCCGCGCCGGGTCGTCTCGATCATGGCCGGGCTGTCGACGTCGCTTCTCCAATCTGCGCTTGGGACAAGCGCTCGCGTGATCAGACTGATGCCCAACACTCCGGCGCAAATCCGGCGTGGAACCACGGCGTGGGCCCCCGGGTCGAGCGCGGTCGCGGGTGATGAGGCGGCAACCATTGAGCTGTTTGAAACTCTCGGAATGACAGTTCGGCTCGAAGAGCGTTTGCTCGACGCGTTCACCGCGGTCGCGGGAAGCGGTCCGGCTTACTTGTTCTACTTGGCGGAATCGATGATCACGGCCGCCGTTCGCGAGGGGATCGAACCCAATGCCGCCTCTGCAATCGTTCGATCCGTGCTTGCGGGCGCGTCCGAATTGCTGCTTACCAAGTCCGAGCAAACTCCTCTGGAGCTACGAAAGAGCGTCACCAGCAAGGGCGGAACGACCGAAGCGGCCATCTCGGTTTTTGACTCGAACAAAGTGAATGACATTCTGACGCGTGCGATCGCGGAAGCGACGGCCCGGGGCAAGCAGCTCTCGAACGAACCGCCGAATCGCTAGAAATCCCGGCGCAGAAAAATCACGCAGGCGATTCCGAGCACCGCGGCTTCAAAGGCGATGGAAGTTCCAAGGACCCACCAAACCGAGCGCGATCGGATGATCTCCGTGTGCTTCTTCGTGACTTCCGGGGGGAAACCCTGCGGGCCTCTTCTTCCTTCGGGCCGGTCGGCTTCGTCGTCGGCCTTGTCTGGCTTCTCGCCCGTGCGCTGATTGCGGCGTTCGACCCGCCGTTCCTCCTGCGCGTCCGCAAGTCGCGTCACCTCATCGAGAGACGTCAGCTCGCGCTCGAGTATTCCCATGGTCTCGGCGGTTTTCGGGAGCACCGTTTTAAGCGCGAAAATGCCGGTGTGCCAGCGACTGAGAAGCGATTGAGACTCCTGATATTCCTTCAGGCTTGACTTGTTTGTCTGGCGACGCAGCTCCAGTCCGGTGAGCGCCGCCTGCGCCGTGGCGATGTGCGACTGCCGATCCGCGCGTGCTTCGGCGGTCTCATCCGGCGGTGACTCAGAGAGCCGCTTGATCGTCTCCTCTTGTTTCGCGATCGACGCCGCGAGCGGTTCGATTTTCTTTTCGATCGCGGCGACCCGATGTTCGGCATTCAGGCGGAAGAGCAGCAGCGACTGCTCCGCGTTGTTCAGGATGAACACGACAAACCAGAACAGAACGGTGAGCAGCAGAGCCGCGATCGTCGATCGAGTGACGAGCCCGATGAGCGCACACACGCAGTAAAGAAAGCTGAAGACAAGCAGGACCAGGGGGATCGCGAGAAAGATGCGCCATTCCCACGAGTCACCGCGGATGCCGATGACCAGAAAACTGGCAACGGAGAAGACGCCGACCTGCAAAGCGACAAAGAGCAGTCCGGTCGAATACTTGGTCAGGAAAAGACGCAAACGCCCGATCGGCTTGGAAAGCGAAAGGTCGATGCTGCCGCCCGAGACGAATTCCGGAATCAGCGAGGCAGTCGAGACCAGCGCGAGAATCGTCGCGGCCCAGGCGAGCCAGACGTTGAAACCGAACTGAATGAAAATAAGCTTGTAGAAGAACGCGGGAGAAACGATCGAGCTGTTGAAGACGTCGAATGGAAAAGTCCACCACAGAACGGTGAGTCCGCGCTCGTTGATGCCGACGCACGCGATCGCGAGGACGACGATCGCGGAGAGAATCAGCGTGATCCAGAACATCTTCCGCGCGTTCAGTTCGCGATATGCATCGACGAGCATCGCCAGAGTCTGAGTGAGGATCATCACGCGCCCTCTTTCGCGCCGGGGGCAAGTGTTTGACCCGTCAGCGGATCGGTAACTGCCTCAAGAAACAAATCTTCGAGTGACGGGCGGATCGGCTTGACCACTCTGATCGTGAGACGCGCGGCCCGGAGGGCATCGAGCAAGGGCTGCACGACTGAGGCGTCGGCAGAATTCACCTTGAGCTGAGCAGGCGAATGGGCCGTACCGAGGTTCACGTTCAATCGTTCGCCTCCGGGCAATGTGCCGGCGAGATCCCCGGGACGCAGCCACGCCGAGAGTGC
The DNA window shown above is from Phycisphaeraceae bacterium and carries:
- a CDS encoding endonuclease/exonuclease/phosphatase family protein, translated to MIRIIHWNILHGGGSRRMPEIILNLLAQKPDLILLSEYRTTVGGQIRGVLADHGLEHQRSSLPAAHKNGLMWASRFPLEVPPSPAPATHGLGTRWLEVIVEGHDLHLTGLHIPDDSRPAARAVCWRAIVNHARIQKDKSHIFLGDFNTGRHGLDEEGRTFTCTSQLGAVCTLGYADAFRVFSPRAREWTWKAPLGSRARPASTALSGGFRLDSALVSPPLVSRLARADYIHSVRKTGISDHSAMVVELDTAGSGKQKCVDLMRETAIF
- a CDS encoding HU family DNA-binding protein, whose translation is MAKPKPAAVKAPKLVPAPKVRSKGDVYGTIAAHTGLARKQVAGVFDTMSEIIKADLAKGCGMFAVPGMMKITVIKKPATKGGMRPNPFKPGEMMEVKPKPARKVVKVRALRALKAMV
- a CDS encoding pseudouridine-5'-phosphate glycosidase; the encoded protein is MGRLALETTILTHGVPRDAALPLARELAAICTKNGAEPALVGVFRGQPIAGMSESQLVEMLNSGEVAKANSANLGALIFQQSHASTTVAATMEIAAGAGIKVFATGGIGGVHQGFAQHLDISADLLALTRFAVAVIASGVKSILDVLATRELLETLGVPVIGFQTSEFPAFYLRESGAGVDARFDDVQSLAGFIRKELERTGRGILIVNPIPKADELDRAQFSGWLDSARSELGDAAKGRQATPALLARLHALSGGKTLEANLALIRSNVEVGSRLAAALGNH
- a CDS encoding MBL fold metallo-hydrolase, with product MSARSRLQIQGVPLGPFETNCYVVSEIGSTECFIVDAGFGSAQLAEIVREGKLKPIALVLTHAHLDHIAGARLLRETFPELPIWIHENETQWLLDPELNLSAAAGMPVTAPKCDRGLRDGDQLDLPGGPWKVLHTPGHSPGSVTLWSANHGVAFVGDALFAGSIGRTDFPGCSFQDLSKSIRERLYTLPPETRCFPGHGPQTDIGREMKSNPFVRP
- a CDS encoding cupin domain-containing protein, whose protein sequence is MPAAQGVIRNINSVPTNPVQMAGVNGAEMAIMVGREHGAPNFALRHFRVSPGGNTPRHSHDYEHEVFIVDGGGTVLLNGTEQAVRSGDVIYVPANQEHQFKADASAGLRFLCLVPVTRDCGDPTPGA
- a CDS encoding signal peptidase II, which encodes MPASRSITSWALLLGVIVIGLAIDLFSKYWAFATIAGAPVEFTREQALSVSPLSALIPPHRPMVIIPSILNFTLVLNPGAVFGIGAGRTVFFIIVTIVAVAFGLGVFVFATRSRDRLSHIGLGLILAGGLGNLYDRLIYGCVRDFIHPLPKVTWWGTNREVWPYVSNVADLFLLIGIALLLWHAWMGERSAKSRPTGSSI
- a CDS encoding TraR/DksA C4-type zinc finger protein, producing MAQKSAKSTKAKPAAKSSKPSKPAAAAKKPAPKPAPKTAAKTAKAPSPSAASAANAKKPLRKGITIVTPKPVKKVKAKPSIPSSISNLAGSLFGAGKSRKPLIPSGPALKGSGVPLGYQGGVQHEELPEIKAKSPFDKKQLEHYKAVLIRKRLELVGDVSNMEQEALRGQSGSLSNLPQHIAEQGSDTFDQSLALDLAAADRKLIKEIEDALKRIEEGTYGVCELTGKPIKADRLEELPWARYSIEAARMLERQQMTRP
- a CDS encoding acetyl-CoA carboxylase carboxyltransferase subunit alpha, yielding MATYYQLDFEKPLLELDQKIEEIESRIRVEEPDPAQALGIESLRSQAQTLRAERAGMLTEIYSKLTAWQTVRVARHPLRPQTRDYIDLMARDFGEMHGDRRFGDDPALVCGMCRIGPIKVMLIGHQKGRETSEKIACHFGCAHPEGYRKALLKMQLAEKFGLPIVTLVDTPGAYPGLGAEQRGQAEAIAVNLREMSRLRVPIVSIVIGEGGSGGALGIAVADRVAMLQHAWYSVISPEGCAAILWKEANEQTNTAAAKSLKLTAADNLELGIVDDIIPEPLGGAHRDPRGTANNLAEWIVRELQELKGRSADELVNARYERFRRMGEFLEQAPA
- the proC gene encoding pyrroline-5-carboxylate reductase; its protein translation is MPAPTTPRSASPILASSSWCIIGGGNMAGAIVRGAIASGQIGPDRFVIVEPEESKRLEFGRAGIRVFATASEGARAVEEIESPASSGHFLLAVKPQVFPRVEADLRGLLDSAPRRVVSIMAGLSTSLLQSALGTSARVIRLMPNTPAQIRRGTTAWAPGSSAVAGDEAATIELFETLGMTVRLEERLLDAFTAVAGSGPAYLFYLAESMITAAVREGIEPNAASAIVRSVLAGASELLLTKSEQTPLELRKSVTSKGGTTEAAISVFDSNKVNDILTRAIAEATARGKQLSNEPPNR